ACCCCCGGCACACGGATTAGAAGTCCGTTGCTCTATCCTACTGAGCTACAGGCGCTTAACCTAGCTGACAATAATAAATTATAGCAGGATATTTTATAGGTGTCAACACTTTTCTACATTTTTTTATTTTTATATTTTTAAATTATATATTAATAAACTATTCAAGTGCTAATATCTCACCTTCTATATGATCATTCTTTATTTCAATTAAGCCTATACTCTTGTTACTACCTATTCTAGGCTTAGTAGGACTACCTGGATTTAATAAGAGTATATCTTCATATTTAACTACTGTTGGTACATGACTATGTCCAAATAAAATAACATTTGCTCCAAGTTCTTTACCTCTATAAAAAATTTTGTTCATATCTTTTTTAACATCATATAAATGACCGTGCGTTATAAAAAATTTTTTATTATTTAAGCTTATTATTTTTTCTTCATCTGATTTTTCACCTAAAAAATCACAATTTCCTTTTACATATATAACTTCTATTCCTAATTTCTCTTTTAGATTTATTGCATCTTTAACGTTATCACCAAGATGTATTATAATATCTACATCTTTCAATTGTGATATTTTCAAAATAGAATTATCTATACTCCCGTGAGTATCACTTAATACTACTATTCGCACATTACATCATCCTTTAATATGCTCTCTAATTCATTTCTTAATTTCTGTAAAGCATTTGCTCTATGACTTATCTTATTTTTAACTTCAAGCTCTAATTCT
The Gottschalkia purinilytica DNA segment above includes these coding regions:
- a CDS encoding metallophosphoesterase gives rise to the protein MRIVVLSDTHGSIDNSILKISQLKDVDIIIHLGDNVKDAINLKEKLGIEVIYVKGNCDFLGEKSDEEKIISLNNKKFFITHGHLYDVKKDMNKIFYRGKELGANVILFGHSHVPTVVKYEDILLLNPGSPTKPRIGSNKSIGLIEIKNDHIEGEILALE